A DNA window from Micromonospora sp. NBC_01739 contains the following coding sequences:
- a CDS encoding PLP-dependent cysteine synthase family protein, translating into MARYDSLLDACGGTPLVGLPRLSPTVPEGAPPVRLWAKLEDRNPTGSVKDRAALFMVRAAEEAGRLRPGDTILEPTSGNTGISLAMVAKLRGYRLVCVMPENVSTERIQLLRMYGAEIIFSPAAGGSNQAVATAKQISTEHPDWVMLYQYGNEANARAHYETTGPELLRDLPTITHFVAGLGTTGTLMGTGRYLREKVEGIQIVAAEPRYGELVYGLRNIDEGYVPELYDATVLNRRFSVGTRDAVLRTRQLVEVEGLFVGFSTGAVLHAALAVAHEAVRDGRRADVAFVVSDGGWKYLSTGAYGGTLADAEEALEGQLWA; encoded by the coding sequence ATGGCGCGGTACGACAGCCTGCTGGACGCCTGCGGCGGCACACCCCTGGTGGGCCTGCCCCGACTGTCGCCGACGGTGCCCGAGGGGGCGCCGCCGGTGCGGCTGTGGGCCAAGCTGGAGGACCGCAACCCGACCGGTAGCGTCAAGGACCGGGCGGCGCTGTTCATGGTCCGGGCCGCCGAGGAGGCCGGCCGGCTCCGTCCGGGCGACACCATCCTGGAACCGACCAGCGGCAACACCGGCATCTCCCTGGCCATGGTGGCCAAGCTGCGCGGTTACCGGCTGGTCTGTGTGATGCCGGAGAACGTCTCCACCGAGCGGATCCAGTTGCTCCGGATGTACGGCGCGGAGATCATCTTCTCCCCGGCGGCCGGCGGCTCGAACCAGGCGGTGGCCACCGCCAAGCAGATCTCCACGGAGCACCCGGACTGGGTGATGCTCTACCAGTACGGCAACGAGGCCAACGCGCGGGCCCACTACGAGACGACCGGCCCGGAGCTGCTGCGCGACCTGCCGACGATCACCCACTTCGTGGCCGGACTGGGCACCACCGGCACCCTGATGGGGACCGGGCGTTACCTGCGGGAGAAGGTCGAGGGCATCCAGATCGTGGCCGCCGAGCCGCGGTACGGGGAGCTGGTCTACGGCCTGCGCAACATCGACGAGGGGTACGTCCCGGAGCTCTACGACGCCACCGTGCTCAACCGACGGTTCTCGGTGGGTACCCGGGACGCCGTGCTGCGGACCCGGCAGCTGGTCGAGGTCGAGGGGTTGTTCGTCGGCTTCTCCACCGGCGCGGTGCTGCACGCGGCGTTGGCCGTGGCGCACGAGGCGGTCCGCGACGGTCGCCGCGCCGATGTGGCCTTCGTGGTCAGTGACGGCGGCTGGAAGTACCTCAGCACCGGGGCCTACGGCGGCACCCTGGCCGATGCCGAGGAGGCCCTGGAGGGGCAGCTCTGGGCCTGA
- a CDS encoding MoaD family protein — protein sequence MAIEVRIPTILRSYTGGAKVVEGSGDTLSDLLADLDSRHAGLRGRLVTEAGALHRFVNVYVNDEDVRFLGALDAKLSDGDSVTILPAVAGGAFGFAAAAAIAQHSRTSVTAR from the coding sequence ATGGCCATCGAGGTTCGCATCCCCACCATCCTGCGCAGCTACACCGGCGGCGCGAAGGTCGTCGAGGGCAGCGGAGACACCCTGAGTGACCTGCTCGCCGACCTGGACTCCCGGCACGCCGGGCTGCGGGGGCGGCTGGTCACCGAGGCGGGTGCCCTGCACCGCTTCGTCAACGTCTACGTCAACGACGAGGACGTACGCTTCCTCGGCGCCCTGGACGCCAAGCTCTCCGACGGCGACAGCGTGACCATCCTGCCGGCCGTGGCCGGCGGCGCGTTCGGCTTCGCCGCCGCCGCGGCGATCGCGCAGCACAGCCGTACCTCCGTCACCGCCCGCTGA
- a CDS encoding M67 family metallopeptidase: MLSIDRSIVDAIVAHARRDHPDEACGVVAGPVGSDTPTRHIPMENAARSMTFYEFDSMEQLRVWREMDDRDEEPVVIYHSHTATEAYPSRTDIAFAGEPGAHYLLVSTREPDAEEIRSFRIVDGVVTEEPVRILDAGVDPHAVQSYMFGQSPATVDYECSGN; the protein is encoded by the coding sequence GTGCTGAGCATCGACCGGTCGATCGTTGACGCGATCGTCGCCCACGCTCGTCGGGATCACCCCGACGAGGCCTGTGGCGTGGTCGCCGGTCCGGTCGGCAGCGACACGCCGACCCGGCACATCCCGATGGAGAACGCCGCCCGCTCGATGACCTTCTACGAGTTCGACTCGATGGAGCAGCTGCGGGTCTGGCGGGAGATGGACGATCGGGACGAGGAGCCCGTCGTCATCTACCACTCGCACACCGCCACGGAGGCGTACCCCTCGCGGACGGACATCGCCTTCGCGGGTGAGCCGGGCGCTCACTACCTGCTCGTCTCCACCCGGGAACCGGACGCCGAGGAGATCCGCTCCTTCCGCATCGTGGACGGGGTGGTGACCGAGGAGCCGGTGCGGATTCTCGACGCCGGGGTGGATCCGCACGCCGTGCAGTCCTACATGTTCGGGCAGAGCCCGGCGACGGTCGACTACGAGTGTTCGGGCAACTGA
- a CDS encoding DUF2017 domain-containing protein: MFRRRGDRYVATFAVDEVRVLRKVASEVVGLLTDGFDHADPVVCRLFPDVYPDDAAGTAEFRRYTEGDLKTAKIDQAGAILAALPGEGGGEVRLDAEAAEAWLRALNDARLAMGVRLEIKDGTDLGAELDDAVAEDPSSSRVFQLSVYAYLGYLQESLLNALIE; this comes from the coding sequence ATGTTCCGCCGCCGGGGGGACCGGTACGTCGCCACCTTCGCCGTCGACGAGGTACGGGTGCTGCGCAAGGTCGCCTCCGAGGTGGTCGGCCTGCTCACGGACGGGTTCGACCACGCCGATCCGGTGGTCTGTCGGCTTTTCCCCGATGTGTACCCGGATGACGCCGCCGGGACCGCGGAGTTCCGCCGCTACACCGAGGGGGACCTGAAGACCGCGAAGATCGACCAGGCCGGGGCGATCCTGGCCGCCCTGCCCGGCGAGGGGGGCGGCGAGGTACGCCTGGACGCTGAGGCGGCCGAGGCCTGGCTGCGGGCCCTCAACGACGCCCGGCTGGCGATGGGGGTACGGCTGGAGATCAAGGACGGCACGGACCTGGGTGCCGAGCTGGACGACGCGGTGGCCGAGGATCCCTCCTCCAGCCGGGTGTTCCAGCTTTCGGTCTACGCCTACCTGGGCTATCTCCAGGAATCCCTGCTCAACGCCTTGATCGAGTGA
- the clpS gene encoding ATP-dependent Clp protease adapter ClpS has translation MAAPQVAPVETPDTDEVPASDRPWVTIVWDDPVNLMSYVTWVFQKLFGYSREKAEQLMLDVHHKGKAVVSSGARERMEHDASQLHAYGLWATVERS, from the coding sequence ATGGCGGCTCCGCAGGTTGCACCGGTCGAGACCCCGGACACCGATGAGGTGCCGGCTTCGGACCGGCCGTGGGTGACGATCGTGTGGGACGACCCGGTCAATCTGATGAGCTATGTGACCTGGGTGTTCCAGAAGCTTTTCGGCTACAGCCGGGAGAAGGCCGAGCAACTCATGCTGGACGTGCATCACAAGGGCAAGGCCGTGGTCTCCAGCGGCGCCCGGGAACGTATGGAACATGACGCCTCGCAGTTGCACGCCTACGGGCTCTGGGCGACGGTGGAGCGGTCGTGA
- a CDS encoding helix-turn-helix transcriptional regulator — MTPWRFVGRTMELDRLRAAVTGTPARGVFFTGSAGIGKSRLLREGVHALPAQEYAVWWIAAGATTAAIPFGGLVQILAVEQPSGLPPAGILRWAVETLQQEATGRRIVLAVDDAHLLDPPSAALVHLVARAENACVVGTLRDGEQIPVPIRALWTDGLVEHAELSPLAPTETAGLLAAILGGPVDDGSADRLGRLSAGNPLLLRELVHAAQGSGELTPRYGIWTWTGRLELAPSLTDLIDVRIGRLSPEVRAVVELVAFGEPLGLRLLDTAADHTAVETAEERGLITMVRSDRRLDVRLAHPLYGEVVRRQCPVSRTRRLHAELAALLEGAGKRRREDLLRVAVWRLDSGTAQDPSMLVNAAEQAFARYDVPLATRLARAALAADGGFHAAELLATILMFADRPAEALGVLDAAAPEEEDEERLSRWLTARGMVSYWGLSQESTVEEIARRGARLTDLAAKARIHSFEAIMRLHRLEAPVARRLAQGVLDRPAAGTAARELARCTIAHLQAVQGQLCRSATTVDLVQAKAASWRADMPYLQLAVELARGTRLALSGDLAGIDRLVADEFADLADAGDFRLGSGYLAILRAYAARLRGRSETALRAALGACAILATSRVYAGLAQAERAQAAALRGDARQAVEAMAEADRTHAPGMAVLYPWLEQARAATLAATGDLPGAVAHLHGLVDRLRADGFAGHEALALHDLVRLGAAPAATGPTCSDANRRTVAQRLTELSERIDGDLPPLLARHARAAVEGSPEQLLSVADSFLDRGLALLGAEAAAGAVHLLRQRRSPEIGMAGERLAFLLGCCDTVQTPALRAATPALSEREWEVARLAAEGETSRAIAERLFLSARTVENHLQRVYGKLGLTGRAELKAALRAIPGRGGTTSS; from the coding sequence ATGACTCCCTGGAGGTTCGTGGGCCGCACGATGGAACTCGACCGCCTACGGGCCGCGGTGACCGGTACACCGGCGCGGGGAGTGTTCTTCACCGGCAGCGCCGGGATCGGCAAGAGTCGGCTGCTGCGGGAGGGGGTGCACGCCCTGCCCGCGCAGGAGTACGCGGTCTGGTGGATCGCGGCCGGCGCCACCACCGCGGCCATCCCCTTCGGTGGCCTGGTGCAGATCCTCGCCGTCGAGCAGCCCTCGGGGCTGCCACCGGCCGGGATCCTGCGCTGGGCGGTGGAGACGTTGCAGCAGGAGGCCACCGGCCGGCGGATCGTGCTCGCGGTCGACGACGCCCACCTGTTGGATCCACCCTCGGCCGCCCTGGTGCACCTGGTGGCCCGCGCCGAGAACGCCTGCGTGGTGGGCACCCTGCGCGACGGTGAACAGATCCCGGTGCCGATCCGGGCACTGTGGACCGACGGCCTGGTGGAGCACGCCGAGCTGAGCCCACTGGCGCCGACCGAGACCGCCGGGCTGCTAGCCGCCATCCTCGGTGGCCCGGTCGACGACGGCTCGGCGGACCGGCTGGGCCGGCTCAGCGCCGGAAACCCGCTGCTGCTGCGCGAACTGGTGCACGCCGCCCAGGGCAGCGGGGAACTAACCCCCCGGTACGGCATCTGGACCTGGACCGGACGCCTGGAGCTGGCACCCAGCCTCACCGATCTGATCGACGTCCGGATCGGTCGGCTGAGTCCCGAGGTCCGGGCCGTGGTCGAGTTGGTCGCCTTCGGGGAGCCGCTGGGGCTGCGGTTGCTCGACACGGCCGCCGACCACACCGCCGTGGAGACCGCCGAGGAACGCGGCCTGATCACCATGGTCCGGTCCGACCGGCGGCTGGACGTCCGACTGGCTCACCCGCTCTACGGCGAGGTGGTACGCCGACAGTGCCCGGTCAGCCGGACCCGCCGGTTGCACGCGGAACTGGCCGCCCTGCTGGAGGGGGCCGGCAAACGACGCCGGGAGGATCTGCTCCGGGTGGCCGTGTGGCGGCTGGACTCCGGCACCGCCCAGGACCCGTCGATGCTGGTCAACGCCGCCGAGCAGGCGTTCGCCCGGTACGACGTACCGCTGGCCACCCGGCTGGCCCGCGCGGCGCTGGCGGCCGACGGGGGTTTCCACGCGGCCGAACTGCTGGCCACCATCCTGATGTTCGCCGACCGGCCGGCCGAGGCCCTCGGGGTGCTCGACGCGGCGGCCCCCGAGGAGGAGGACGAGGAGCGACTCAGCCGCTGGCTGACCGCCCGGGGCATGGTCAGCTACTGGGGGCTCAGCCAGGAGTCCACCGTGGAGGAGATCGCCCGGCGCGGGGCCCGTCTGACCGACCTCGCCGCCAAGGCCCGGATCCACTCCTTCGAGGCCATCATGCGCCTGCACCGGCTGGAGGCCCCGGTCGCCCGGCGGCTCGCCCAGGGGGTGCTGGACCGACCTGCGGCCGGCACGGCCGCCCGGGAACTGGCCCGGTGCACCATCGCCCACCTCCAGGCCGTGCAGGGCCAACTGTGCCGCAGCGCCACCACGGTTGACCTGGTCCAGGCGAAGGCGGCCAGTTGGCGGGCCGACATGCCGTACCTGCAACTGGCCGTGGAGCTGGCCCGGGGCACCCGGCTGGCCCTCTCCGGCGATCTGGCCGGCATCGACCGGCTGGTGGCGGACGAGTTCGCCGACCTGGCCGACGCGGGCGACTTCCGGCTCGGCAGCGGCTACCTGGCGATCCTGCGGGCGTACGCGGCACGGCTGCGGGGGCGCAGCGAGACCGCCCTGCGGGCCGCCCTGGGCGCCTGCGCGATCCTGGCGACCAGCCGGGTCTACGCCGGACTGGCCCAGGCCGAGCGGGCGCAGGCCGCCGCCCTGCGCGGCGACGCCCGACAGGCGGTCGAGGCGATGGCCGAGGCCGACCGCACCCACGCCCCCGGCATGGCGGTGCTGTACCCCTGGCTGGAGCAGGCCCGGGCGGCCACCCTGGCCGCCACGGGTGACCTGCCCGGTGCGGTCGCCCACCTGCACGGGCTGGTCGACCGGTTACGCGCGGACGGTTTCGCCGGACACGAGGCCCTGGCCCTGCACGACCTGGTGCGGCTCGGCGCGGCCCCGGCGGCGACCGGGCCGACCTGCTCCGACGCCAACCGGCGTACGGTCGCCCAGCGGTTGACGGAGCTGTCGGAGCGCATCGACGGGGACCTTCCCCCGCTGCTGGCCCGGCATGCCCGGGCCGCCGTGGAGGGCTCACCCGAGCAACTGCTCTCGGTGGCCGACAGCTTCCTGGACCGGGGCTTGGCCCTGCTGGGTGCGGAGGCCGCCGCCGGCGCCGTACACCTGCTGCGGCAGCGGCGCTCCCCGGAGATCGGCATGGCCGGTGAGCGACTGGCCTTCCTGCTCGGCTGCTGCGACACCGTGCAGACCCCGGCCCTGCGGGCGGC